The Chelonia mydas isolate rCheMyd1 chromosome 1, rCheMyd1.pri.v2, whole genome shotgun sequence nucleotide sequence ttacaaaagtctaagtatattaccttacccaccttgtctctattaTATTTACACAGtcacctttatcaaccaaacttgtaaactTGTCAAAGAatgaaataggtttcagaggggtaactgtgttagtctgtatcagcaaaaaaaacaaacaaaaagaaacgaggagtctttgtggcaccttagtcactaacaaatttatttgggcataagctttcatgggctataacccacctcatcagatgcatggagtggaaaatacagtaggcaggtataaatacacagcgtatgaaaagatgggagttgccttaccgagtggggggtcagtgctaacgaggccaattcagttagggtagatgtggcccatttccaacaattgacaagaaggggtgaatatcaacagaggggaaattactttttgtagtgctaacaaggccagtTCAGTCATGGTGGATATGGCCCATTaacaacagttgacaagaaggtgtgagtatcaacagagggtgagggctctaggcggctccctggaagtggcaacatgCTCAGGCGGTCCCCAGGACCAGCCACACCAGCCATTGCTCAGGCAGTCCCCGGGCCAGCTacctggggccacctgagcaaAGGCTGGTGCAGCTAGCTGCGGGGCTGCCCCAGCGGCTGGCTGTGGAGACAGTCCAGCAGCGGCCGGTGCGGCTGTTCCTGGGGCAgtctgagcagctggccctggggtcagccacaccagccactgcagatgTCACAGAGGTTGCAGAAAGTCACGAAATCTGTTACTTCCACGACCTCTGTGACAGATACGGAGCCCTAACTATAATATAGGTGTATatctggttggaaaactgttcctatacagtagttatcagtggttcacagtcaagttgaaagagcatattgagtggggtcccacagggatcagtcctggtcctggttctgttcaatagcttcataaaagatttagataatggcatagagagtacatgtatatagtttgcggatgatactaggctgggaggggttgcaagtgctctggaAGATAGGATTACAATTTAAAATcatctggacaaactgcagaaatggtctgaaataaatagggtgaaattcagtaaaggacaaatgcaaagtttaggaaggaacaaacaaTTGCCCATatacaaaatggtaaatgactgcctaggaaggagtactgtggaaaggatcTGGAGGTATAGTGGattcacaagttaaatatgagtcagcagtgtaacattgtttcaaaaaaacaaaacatcattctgggacatattagcaggagtgttgtaagcaataCATGAGAAGTACTCCATCTGATAAGATGtatccagttctaggtgccacatttcaggaaagatatggacaaattggagaaagtccagaagagagccaaaataataataatgatgatgatgattaaaggtctagaaaacatggcctgtgAGGAATGAGtgaaaaaactgtttttgtttaatctggagaagagaagactgagggggaacataatagttttcaagtacatataaggctgttacaaggaggtgaaaaatggttctccttaacccctgaggataggacaagaagcagtgggcataaattgcagcaagggaggtttaggttggacattaggaaaaacttcctgtcaggatggttaagcactagaataaattgcctagggaggctatAGAATCTCCATcggtggaggtttttaagaacaggttagacaaacacctgtcaggaatggtctagttagtCTTTCCTTGaatgcaggggcctggactaggtgacctattgaggtcctttccagtccttcACTTCTATGAGCCTATGATTGCTGAACTGTCTTTCATGTTAGACTATGTAGTGTGGTTGAGCTGTTGTGCAAGGGTTTGGGGTTTGCACTAGAGCTTTGTGGGCCAACAGCTTATGCTTTTAAGTCTGCTTTTACTACAGTTGAAATGTGAAACATCTGCAAATTGGTTCTTGTAATGGAATTCCTGACAGACCATTAACAATGCTGGTGATTGGCAGAGCTGAACTAACACCATTCCTTCCAATTTGTAGTCGAGATGAGAGGAGGTGGATAgaaaaacagaacagagcagCCAGAGCACTGAGGAAAAAAGAAGAGATGAACAGGATAAGGACATTAGTTGGTAAGTATAAATTCTGCCTTTTTAAGAAGAGGCGTTTGATAACTAGCAGTGAAAACGTTTAGTGTCCCCTTTCATGGACACAATGCTTTGTTTCCTCTGCTAGACACTGCATACAGCTGTGATCCTAGAATAAAGAAAttcaaggaagaagaaaaggcaaagaaagaagcagaaaagaaagcaaaggtAGAAGCAAAACGAAAAGAACAGGAAGCCAAAGAAAGAGTAAGTTTGTAAATTATTTATATGGGTTGAGAAACTCCGAGACTTAAATATATCTGATCGCCTGCTTCAGCTTCCAGATCTGATAGAGGCCACACTCTGAAAATTACACCGAGGCCTGAGACTTGCTATTTTCCGTCTTGTTCTAGTGCCAAAAAGGCACTGCTATATTGAGTGACCAGTGACCCTTTTAAGACTGAGAGTGAGATGTGGGCAGAACACAGCCCTGGCAGTCAGGAACTTCTAAAATCAAATCCCTGTTCAGTGCAGACTTTCTTTATTGCCTCAAGAAAGTCCCGTTAACATTTGTGGCTTAGTTGCCCCTCTGTAAATTGAAATAATTGCTTACTTTATGGGAGTGCTTTATGGACTGATTGGTCATTATGTGTAAATCCCTTTGAAGATGAGCAGCAGCATGCACTTGCTAATGCTAGCAATCTGTGAGATAGCTGCTGCTAAAATCTTAGTGTGATTGAAGAGGTTGGGAAGTAAAAGATGCTAATCCAAATGGTATGATATTAAAAATCCTATTTTGCAGTCTGCCAGCAATAGCACTTCAGAAGAGCAGTACAAATGCTTAAAGAACCATTAGATTTTTCTAAGGACTGGTCCTGCAACAGGAATAAGATTTCTTCTAAAATGTAAATCTGCAGTTGTtcgtgtccacactaccctccttgggtcagtggggcagatcctcaccaggagcgcttccaccgaCCTGagaagggcagtgtggggagctgagagtccAGTTTCTCAGCTCTGCTGACAGCTCCCTGCCGGGAGCCTGGTTGCCCCACAGGCTCCCAATGGGCTTCCCCCCCTTTACTCCCCATTCCCGGCCAGGAGTTGGGGAAGGCACCCGAGGCTTCTCacccccagggagcagggtccagctgCCTTGGCTCTCCACCTCCTACCACGGGAGCCAGGCAGCCTTGTTATTTTTACTGCTCACCCAGAAGCCCTGGCTCCGAGTGAGGGGAGGAGCCGCCAGGGCTTCTCAAGCTGTCCAGTTCTCCAGTGGAATGGGGGCAGCTGGGTTCTAGCTGCCGGCTGTCTTGTGAATTTCATGACAGGAgatgtgaaattgacaagacagccaacagtgGAGGTGAGGGACACTGTGTCTACACAGATAATGGATCGCCTTAACTACACCAACCTAAGTCTTATGCCTCGCATGGAGATGGAGTTGTTATGGCAGTGTAGTAGGCACTTTCATTGGTGGGTGGAAGGCTATAGTGTAGAtgctgacataattaggtcaacataagctacCTTATACGTTGacttaactgtgtagtgtagaccagccctcagaaaCTGGGTATCTTCAGTGCTAGTGAGGTATTTGTTAATTAAtgccaggcagtgtgtgtgtttgtgcttgCGCATTcaccttttgtttatttcttaaatggTCAATCTTCCAAGCATTTAAATATTGATAGTTTTATTCACCTTGTTAAAGTAGCACATCTGTGCATCTTACACCAGAAGACctactaatttttttcccctttgattgCAGCAAAGACAAGCAGAATTAGAAGCAGCACGGTTGGctaaagagaaggaagaggaagaagttaGACAACAAGCATTgctggcaaaaaaagaaaaagatatacaGAAAAAAGCAATTAAGAAGGAAAGGCAAAAATTGAGAACAACATGCAAGGTATAGATGTCACTGTAGCTGAATATAGACTGTATTAAGGAAATTGTCACACCCGGTTAGACCAGAACTTTTCCTTTCATGCCAAACCACTCATGTATGTTTATCCTTATAAATCAAGGTGGAGGGTGGAAATTGTGTGCGTTAAGTGTTTTTTCTCCATGTATCAGAATGAATGtcattatagatttttttttttattttttttaatacagattcACAACACGAAGAGATGCTTTGGTCTGTAAAGGCAAACCAATGTAGCTTTATGAAGACTATCAACTAGAAAGCAAAATATAAAAGTACACACCCATACTCCAATTTCAGTTAcatgaaaaacatccaatttattTTAAGGCTATTCAGCTCCAGTTATAGTAATAacagaggaatgtgtgtgtgttgagatGCTCTTTGAATTTCATTGTCCTGTACCTTCAATGGAAAACCTGTATTTCTGCTTTCAGAACTGGAATTACTTTTCTGATAATGAGGCAGAGTGTGTTAAAATGATGGAAGAGGTGGAAAAGCTTTGTGATCGTCTTGAACTAGCAAGGTATGTTTTCCTGACCCTGTTTGCTCTACATTTTAATATCCATCTTTCTACTAGATCTCCAATATAACTTAACAATTTATTTTTAGCCTGCAATGCTTGAATGAAGCACTTACATCCACGACAAGGGAAGGAGGAAAGGCTGCTGTAGAAAAACAGGTAATTCTACATGGTGTCAAATCAATGTAATGAAAATTTAGATTAACTAAGCTTATCTGTCTGACAGCATCTAAACAAGTTGGATATTAACTTAAGATATGCATCTTAGATTGAGTTCTTTACATGGTAAGAATGACCACCAAGACCTGTGTTTCATAACACAAAGAAACGagactttgctgctgcttccacaaTAAATAGCAGAGTTCTGGGTTAGTCTAATGAGCTGGTGCCAGCAGAGTAAGAGTTTATGCATTTTAGATTAGTACAGTACCTAATCATGACAGTCAGTAACTGGTGTAATATCCCATAAAATTTTAGATAAGGAAGTTCATATTCCTCAGCAATAGTGAATTACTCTGGGGAAAATGGCCTAGTCTTTGCTTATCTTCATTATGCAAACAAAATCTAGGCTCTGTGCTAATGACCAAGAGTCAGCAGTCAGTCTAGATTTCCCCTCCAATATTGTTGCTCAAATATTGGAAAAGTGTCTAGTTTAATTTCATAATGAGTTTGCACTCGTTATGGATCAGTTTTTTGGTGTGTCCATGAGTATGTCTGCACATAGCTATATCTCTATGTCATCTGCTGGGGAAGTAATGGTAGAACAGGTAAACTCTCTTTCCCCAAGTATGATGTACAGAATAAGAAAACCAGGGAAAGTTGAACCCCTGAAGCAATTCCAGTAGCTGAAAATGTAGAAGGGACTTCAGTTTTGGATTTGTGgaagaaaatgttaaaattaattgaTGCACATTTTTATTCATCTAGATAGAAGAAATAAATGAACTTATCAAGCGAGAAAGAGAAGAAGCAGAGGCTCGTTTGCGCCAAGCGATGAAGAGTTCAGAGAGGTCAAcaagtggtggtggaggtggaaGTAAAAACTGGTCAGAAGATGACTTACAGTTATTGATTAAAGCTGTGAACCTCTTCCCTGCTGGGACTAACTCAAGGTACTTTttcatgttttaaatgtaaaagacaattaaaaaaaaataaaataaaaaattgcaacTTGTGGCATTCCTCGTGAGATTTCAGAGCACCTGAAACAATATTTTGCTGTAGGGCCCCTACAATGTCCCTCCCTGTATGCTTTAGAGAATCCTTTCATTTTATCTCAGTGCAGGGCAGAGACCTTAGTCAGTAACAGGCCAACCCAAACTCAGTGCAATTTAATAGAAACATTCTGTACTCCACTTACTGTGGATGTAAAGTAGCATATTTGGTTTAAAGAATTGAGAGTGGTAAGGATTAGAGCCATGCTATTGCAAGCATAGACCTCACTATAATTTAGGTACAAAACAGCTAAGAAATTAAACATCTCTCTCACTGCTATTCTACCCTATGCTATTTTGCATTGTTTGTTTTCCATTCTTGGTGTAGGTGGGAAGTTATTGCCAATTATATGAACTTGCATTCTACTACTGGAATAAAACGAACAGCAAAAGATGTCATCAATAAAGCAAAGAGCCTCCAGAAACTTGGTATCTTTATTATCTTTGTAAGATGGTCTGCGTGCTTCTATATTAtttgtgtaatttatttttctttaaatgcaaaacaaaacattcattgTCCATTCATGGAAACGGTTTCTATCTTCAGTGAGTGAAAGCAGATAGGGGAAGTAAAATGTCATCATTAGCACAACCACTGGTTTTTGCTCATTCTGAGTGGAAATCATCCTTGTCAAGATGAATTTTTAGATCAGTGCTGCTGTGGTGAAGAGATTTTACCATGAAATACAAACAGGCCTTGTGCGATGGCTAAACCACCATGCTGTGTTGAGATGCAGTTCAGTTTAAGACTGAACCATCACGATGCTATCTGTATTAATCATTACTGAAAGTAAAATCTCAAAGAACACCACGACATTCCTTTCTTCCAGCTCAGTGTTCCACTAGAGAGAGAGTGCATTATTTAAAGGAGTTTCTCAGTCACTTTGTACCAAGCTACTTGCTGGGATAAGAAAAATACGTAAAATGAGACACAATATCCTGATTACCTGCTGATAGAGCTAGGTATCCACACTAATGCTTAACCGATTTAGAGCCTCATCCTGCAGTCATCACTCCTGGGAATAATCCCACTTGGGTACAGTGGAACTAAGCATGTGATTagggctgcaggatcagaccccaagtGACCTGGAAAACAGCTTTTATGGTACAGTGTAAACATTAGAATGGGATTGAAGCTTTTGGATATGTCACTTTTGGATCAATATAAATCTCTCCTAGTTTTCATCTAACAACCTTTATTGCTAacctttgaaatgaaacattacaTTCATCTTCAAAATATCTGAATGCTAGCTTTAGGCTAACTTGCTATATGATGTGTTAGACATTTATGTATGGCTTTTTAAACTTCCCATTGTGGCCTCTGGTCTTGTCAACTAAATGAATCTGTATTGTCCTCAGACCCGCATCAAAAGGACGACATAAACAAGAAAGCTTTTGATAAGTTTAAAAAAGAGCATGGAGTGGTACCTCAGACAGAGAGTGCTGCACCGTCAGAGCGATTTGAAGGTAAGGCTGTAAGAGAATTATTTTCAGCCCTTCACAAACAATTCTATGCCTATAGTTAAGCTTGATAAAAGATAGTGGCCCGGATTCCTCTTCAGATGTCTGCAGGGGCTGCCTGCAGGTGCAATAAGAACCATAGTTCAGTGAGTGCAGAATATGGCTAAAGAACATGTTGGCTCAGGACACTTATCCATTTGAGGCAGCTGTCCGATTTAATGCAATTTGGGGGGCTCCCTTGTCTCTCCTATAGATCCTTCTCATTTCCCCAGAAGCAACCCCAGCCACTAAAGCCACACTGTCAGGAACTGTGGGGTTCAGGAGATCCATTATAGGGGCAGAGAAGGTATGGGCCCTCTCCACAGATGAACTTGGCTTTGCACAGAACCCCAAgatctgcactggacacttccctCCCCAAGGGGCGGATGATCACTTCCTTACTGAAATGCAAAAGGAAGCAGTTATAGGCTTCTTAAGTGGTTTAAAAGGCACAAGTTTCCTAGGAGCATTCTCGCTAGCTCATCCCACTACAGGGGTAAAGTTTTATATAATTAGAGGACTTTTggctaaatatttaatatttcatcaCTATTCTCATTTATCAATGGCTTTTTATAAAACAGGACTAGTCACAGATTCAGCCCCTTGGACTACAGAAGAGCAAAAACTTTTAGAACAGGCTTTGAAGACATATCCAGTAAATACTCCTGAAAGATGGGAAAAAATAGCAGCTGCTGTCCCAGGGCGGTCAAAAAAAGACTGCATGAAGCGCTACAAGGTAGGAAATGCTGTTGTGTCTTCATCCTATGATTATGTAGTTAGCCTGCTGCAATACCTAGTCTCCACAACTGTCAGAGCTGCTGTTTCTTCAAGAAAAACAAGTGGTAAAAAttagttggtcccaggatatgaaagacacaaggtaggtgaggtggtAATccttcactggaccaacttctgttgtgggagggataagcttttgagcttcaccaAGCTTTCATTCAAGTCTGGGGAAAGTAACCAGTATGTCTATGCTAAATACTTGTTTCATAATCTATTCCAAATTGTATCAGGGGTAGCCAtggtagtctgtatccacaaaaaacaatGAGTCCAGTGCCACcataaagactgacagatttatttggacataagcttgcttatgtccaaataaatgttagtctttacgGTACCACCAGATTCCTCGTTGTTACTGTGAAACAAGGGGTTCGTACGTGCTGATGGAGACTGCTTAAAATTAATTGGGAAATAAAGGTATGTTACAAATTGGTGTCATAATGGCTCATAATTTGTATCATCATATTGCTTGCTAACCCTTAACTGACCACTTAATTTTAAGCAGTCTCCTACAGCTTGTATTCAGCttaagttatgtctacacttaacactacagctgcagtgcttcagcatagacactcactacagcaataggaggggttctcctgtcactgtcATTAATCtgcctctccaagaggcagtagatagaactctcccactgacctagcactggctgctggggagggggggtttgacTTAACTTTTTAGTGCAGCCCTGGTCTTAAGgtttggctacacttacattttatagtgctctaacttgctggctcagggggctgaaaAATCACCCACCTGAGCGCAGTAAGTCAGAGCACTTCAAAGCTGTAGTGTAAACAGCCTCCTAGCACTGGGAGCcaatccccttgtggaggtggattaccaggagtgctgggagagctctctcctagtgCTTGCATGTGACTGCGCTGCTGCCTTGAAGTTTTCAGTGTAACCATGCCCTTCGACACTCTAGTTACCTTTTtctaaagaagagctctgatgctcatcccttccaccaacagaagttggtccaaaggaggtaattttttttaatcttgtctCAAATTAAGGTTAACAAGCATGACAAAGCATTAACACAATAATGAAAGGAGGAAGTTTAACCGTCTAAGCTGTACAGGTACTAGGAAAGGGAGCATAACTGACTAGTCATCACATCTTGGCTTTAGATATTCAGCCTCTGCTTTCTAAGAATTATGCATGCAAATGAATACTTGTATTTTCTAAAGGCAGGCCCTTGGCTATCCAAAATCCTATTTTGGTTGGCAGAGTTAAGTCACTATATGATTAGTTGTCTGAATTTAAGTGGTTAAATACACAAATTTGTTTCTTTTACTCTGCAGGAACTTGTTGAAATGGTTAAAGCAAAGAAAGCTGCCCAAGAACAAGTGTTGAATGCTGCTAAAGCAAAGAAATGAGACTCAGTGACaatctttgtgttctgttttataataaaaatgcaaatactgTACATGTTTTTATTCTTTAGACAAAATCACATGAATAAATGTTAACTTTCTGAAATTAGTTTCTCCAACTACAAAAGGGTAAGGACTGAGAATAAGTGTCAAGGTGACTTCCCCGTAAGTGACGTTTGTAATTTTTGGACACTTTGTTTCCCATGGTAGGGCTTTTGGTACTGAAgttgaggggcagggggttcagagAAATCAAATGTGTTTGTCTACATGCCTTGTGACAACTGCTTTAGAAATCTAGTAGCTTCATTAAAACATTTATCATGTGTTCTTAATCACGTAGCCAGTACATGCCACTATGGATTCTGTTATAATCTGGAAGTTGTTCAATTGGacctggaaattaaaaaaaaagtcagtcaagACATCCATTTAAGCTGCAGTTTGGCATAGTGATGAAACAATGAAGGAGAATAAGCTTACCCACAGCAGCAATGGCAGGGCACTTATCATAAATGTACTTTGTGCAAATCTCTCTTATGCTCTGGGCATCAATAGCCTGAAAAGTGTTTTGAGAAAGGTAAGTTAATATTTTCTTGGACAAATTCTGTTAGAGCCCAGAGCTGATTATAATAAAATGGCTCTACAGCTAATCAACTGGTAAGTTAGCTGCCATGTCTTTCTAGAGCAGCAGTTCAACTCATGGGcccatcagcacacagctgtgaccTGTGACACATACTCAAGGCCATACTGAGAtggtatatatattgtgtggatgtggcccacaatggtaagtAGGTGAAGAACCATTGTTCTGGAGGGCTAGCAAAGTTTCAGACAACCTTTCATCCTCTGTACCAGGGGTGGCTAAACTTCCTGACCCTCTGAACGGCGTATGATAATcttcaaaagtttgagagcctGGACCACCTGCTGGGACttgggacttcagccccatgggaagGGGGCCTCAGGATTtaagccccaccacccagctgCAGAGAAAAATCCTTGAGctccccccattctcccccaGTAGGCAGAATGGGGGGAGCTCCACCAACCCCACTTCAattgtaaaagagccacatgtggctcacaagccacGGTTTGGCACCCCTGCTCTATACTGCATGCTAGCTGCTATGTTAacattcttcatttaaaaaatacacaacACATGCATTACCTCAATTCTTGCTTCAAGTTCAGGAATTGGAATTCTACGATTGTAACACAACATCTGTCTCCCAATGTCCTCGCAGATGGGGGTGGACCCTAATGAAGGCAAAAAATACTCTAGTTATCAACATATGATTAGAATAAGAATAAAAATCCCAATTTTATCCTTACCATCAAGCTGTAAcagcatatttgtttttaaaaggttcgTGGCTCGAGATACTTCACTTTCAGTAACGCTTGTGCAGAGTCGTATCCTGAAAGACAGTTTGAAGTGCTAGTAGGAAATTTTACACATTTAAGCAAGCAAGAATGGCATTAGTTACTTGAGGTAGGGTGCCATATTTCGTATGCACATTGCTAAGACGTCATGCATATTAGTACACCAATACCAGAATGTCATTTCTAAAGAAAGCAAGGTTGGTGGTATTCTCAGCATATGTAAGTGGAGGATTAGAGATTTATCCCTGTATCAAACTTCTTCCATACAAGTAGTAGGGCTA carries:
- the DNAJC2 gene encoding dnaJ homolog subfamily C member 2 isoform X1; protein product: MLRGAEDGQVTAVTRALSAASVLCQVEPVGRWFEAFIKRRNINVSASFQELEDEKELSEESGDEELQLEEFPMLKTLDPKDWKNQDHYAVLGLGHIRYRAAQKQIKAAHKAMVLKHHPDKRKAAGEQIGEGDNDYFTCITKAYEILSDPVKRRAFNSIDPTFDNSVPSKSEAKENFFEVFSPVFERNARWSNKKNVPKLGDMNSSFEDVDAFYSFWYNFDSWREFSYLDEEEKEKAECRDERRWIEKQNRAARALRKKEEMNRIRTLVDTAYSCDPRIKKFKEEEKAKKEAEKKAKVEAKRKEQEAKERQRQAELEAARLAKEKEEEEVRQQALLAKKEKDIQKKAIKKERQKLRTTCKNWNYFSDNEAECVKMMEEVEKLCDRLELASLQCLNEALTSTTREGGKAAVEKQIEEINELIKREREEAEARLRQAMKSSERSTSGGGGGSKNWSEDDLQLLIKAVNLFPAGTNSRWEVIANYMNLHSTTGIKRTAKDVINKAKSLQKLDPHQKDDINKKAFDKFKKEHGVVPQTESAAPSERFEGLVTDSAPWTTEEQKLLEQALKTYPVNTPERWEKIAAAVPGRSKKDCMKRYKELVEMVKAKKAAQEQVLNAAKAKK
- the DNAJC2 gene encoding dnaJ homolog subfamily C member 2 isoform X2, with product MLKTLDPKDWKNQDHYAVLGLGHIRYRAAQKQIKAAHKAMVLKHHPDKRKAAGEQIGEGDNDYFTCITKAYEILSDPVKRRAFNSIDPTFDNSVPSKSEAKENFFEVFSPVFERNARWSNKKNVPKLGDMNSSFEDVDAFYSFWYNFDSWREFSYLDEEEKEKAECRDERRWIEKQNRAARALRKKEEMNRIRTLVDTAYSCDPRIKKFKEEEKAKKEAEKKAKVEAKRKEQEAKERQRQAELEAARLAKEKEEEEVRQQALLAKKEKDIQKKAIKKERQKLRTTCKNWNYFSDNEAECVKMMEEVEKLCDRLELASLQCLNEALTSTTREGGKAAVEKQIEEINELIKREREEAEARLRQAMKSSERSTSGGGGGSKNWSEDDLQLLIKAVNLFPAGTNSRWEVIANYMNLHSTTGIKRTAKDVINKAKSLQKLDPHQKDDINKKAFDKFKKEHGVVPQTESAAPSERFEGLVTDSAPWTTEEQKLLEQALKTYPVNTPERWEKIAAAVPGRSKKDCMKRYKELVEMVKAKKAAQEQVLNAAKAKK